A portion of the candidate division KSB1 bacterium genome contains these proteins:
- a CDS encoding DegV family EDD domain-containing protein, producing MDGQRLKRAIVAGSHFVIRAQRELDVINVFPVADADTGTNMATTMSSVAEAVAQCDGRSIADVGKVAAESALNGARGNSGAILAQFFEGLRQELRGKWRVSTRAFGRAVLRAAERARQAIANPREGTIITVMRDWAAHFHRHAERKSDFAELLRDSLGEARRSLAETPRKLDVLARAGVVDAGAQGFVHLLEGIVDFIETGRIRGAALRRRIAHRFRPPRTESPEESKYRFCTECLLSESRAGRRRLASLLGPLGDSLIVAGRSAKMRIHLHTDDPQAALQLLARYGQVSAVKIDDMRAQRIPKAQPKRKGIAVVTDSSCDLPDEFMKQHNILVVPLTVHFGAQSYLDKVELQPDAFYKKLLTEAVHPTTSQPAPGDILPIYRQALAKHQSVVAIHLAGALSGTLQAARIAAQRCPRKRLHVVDGKSASIALGLVVEQAVEAIRRGLDVDEVVERVQRAADNVRIFLAVPTLRYLLRSGRVSWLKAGIGTLLGIKPVISLDEQGQAVEVAKTFGGKMALEKILKLVLRHARRFAAPRFAVAHSHAPELGNWLAARLEAATGQQGIWVVDAAPVLGAHVGPGAAAVAVLGMEGP from the coding sequence TTGGACGGGCAGCGCCTGAAGCGGGCGATCGTCGCCGGCTCTCATTTTGTGATTCGCGCGCAGCGGGAACTGGACGTGATCAACGTCTTCCCGGTGGCCGATGCCGACACCGGCACGAACATGGCCACCACGATGTCGTCGGTCGCTGAGGCTGTGGCGCAGTGCGACGGACGTTCCATCGCCGATGTCGGCAAGGTAGCTGCTGAGTCAGCCCTCAATGGGGCGCGAGGAAACTCCGGGGCGATTCTCGCTCAGTTCTTTGAGGGCCTGCGCCAAGAGTTGCGCGGCAAGTGGCGGGTATCCACCCGCGCCTTCGGCAGAGCAGTGTTGCGCGCGGCCGAGCGTGCACGCCAGGCCATCGCCAATCCGCGAGAGGGCACCATCATCACGGTGATGCGCGACTGGGCTGCTCATTTCCATCGTCACGCAGAGCGCAAGAGTGACTTTGCCGAGCTCCTCCGCGACTCGTTGGGCGAGGCACGCCGCTCCCTGGCCGAGACACCTCGCAAGCTTGACGTGCTGGCACGCGCAGGCGTGGTCGACGCGGGAGCGCAAGGTTTTGTACACCTTCTGGAGGGGATTGTCGACTTTATCGAGACCGGTCGCATTCGCGGCGCAGCATTGCGACGCCGCATCGCGCACCGCTTCCGCCCGCCGCGCACAGAATCACCAGAAGAGTCAAAGTATCGGTTTTGCACGGAGTGTCTGCTGTCGGAATCCCGCGCTGGGCGCCGCCGCCTGGCCTCGCTGCTGGGCCCACTGGGCGACTCGCTCATCGTTGCCGGTCGGAGCGCCAAAATGCGCATCCACCTGCACACCGATGACCCGCAAGCCGCATTGCAACTCCTGGCGAGGTACGGCCAGGTTTCCGCAGTCAAGATTGACGACATGCGCGCACAACGCATCCCGAAGGCGCAACCAAAGCGCAAGGGCATTGCGGTGGTTACGGACAGTTCCTGCGATTTGCCCGACGAGTTCATGAAGCAACACAATATTCTGGTGGTGCCGCTCACCGTGCACTTCGGCGCCCAGTCTTACCTGGACAAGGTGGAACTGCAGCCGGATGCTTTCTATAAGAAACTCCTCACCGAGGCCGTCCATCCAACTACCTCGCAGCCGGCACCGGGAGACATTCTGCCCATCTATCGCCAAGCCTTAGCGAAGCATCAGTCCGTGGTGGCAATCCACCTTGCCGGGGCCTTGAGCGGTACCCTGCAGGCCGCAAGGATTGCTGCGCAGCGGTGCCCAAGGAAGAGGCTGCATGTGGTGGACGGGAAAAGCGCTTCCATCGCCTTAGGCCTGGTTGTTGAGCAGGCGGTGGAGGCCATCCGACGGGGGCTTGACGTAGATGAGGTTGTGGAGCGCGTGCAGCGGGCTGCGGACAATGTGCGCATCTTCTTAGCTGTGCCGACGCTGCGCTACTTGCTGCGCAGTGGCCGGGTCAGTTGGCTGAAGGCCGGCATCGGCACCCTTCTCGGCATCAAACCGGTCATCAGCCTTGACGAACAGGGCCAGGCGGTGGAGGTGGCAAAGACCTTTGGGGGGAAGATGGCTCTGGAGAAGATTCTCAAGCTGGTGCTCCGCCATGCCCGACGATTTGCCGCGCCCCGCTTTGCCGTGGCGCACTCGCACGCTCCGGAGCTTGGGAACTGGCTGGCTGCACGCCTCGAGGCGGCCACCGGCCAGCAAGGGATCTGGGTCGTCGATGCCGCCCCGGTGCTCGGCGCGCATGTAGGACCTGGAGCCGCGGCAGTCGCCGTGCTGGGTATGGAAGGTCCCTGA
- a CDS encoding CoA-binding protein, whose product MSPEEVLRTRKVYALMGASQDILKYSYELFHTLLQAGYKVYPVNPRYQAIDGRRCYGSLAELPEKPEVVIAALAPANTERALEQAVALGIELVWIPPGSSSDQVLQKARTLGLTVLHGVCPVGTLRRMTREGGEDISGPARPQ is encoded by the coding sequence ATGTCGCCAGAAGAGGTCCTGAGGACAAGAAAGGTTTATGCTCTGATGGGGGCTTCGCAGGACATTCTCAAGTATAGCTACGAGCTGTTTCACACCCTTCTCCAGGCCGGTTACAAGGTCTACCCAGTCAATCCCAGGTACCAGGCGATTGATGGGCGACGGTGCTATGGCTCCCTGGCAGAGTTACCAGAGAAGCCAGAAGTGGTCATTGCGGCGCTGGCGCCAGCAAATACGGAAAGGGCGTTGGAGCAGGCGGTGGCTCTGGGGATAGAACTCGTGTGGATCCCCCCGGGCTCATCGTCGGATCAAGTGCTGCAAAAGGCTCGCACGCTGGGCTTGACTGTGCTTCATGGCGTGTGTCCTGTGGGTACGCTCAGACGGATGACACGCGAGGGCGGGGAGGATATTTCAGGGCCAGCTCGTCCGCAATAG
- a CDS encoding DoxX family membrane protein has translation MKWWLPYLAVRIVLGIIFVYAAVGKIADPAEFVRDVDNYRLLPYLAVALTAAILPWLELLCGIGLIIGRWTRGSAFLVAVMLVVFLAGLISALARGLDIDCGCFSLGSEASKVSLYRVLEDVLMLAAAVWIWRREESAAPGRASG, from the coding sequence ATGAAGTGGTGGCTTCCGTATCTCGCAGTGCGCATCGTGCTGGGCATTATCTTCGTATATGCGGCGGTGGGCAAGATTGCCGATCCTGCGGAATTCGTCCGCGACGTGGACAACTACCGCTTACTGCCCTACCTTGCCGTGGCTCTGACTGCCGCGATTCTCCCCTGGCTGGAGCTCTTGTGTGGCATCGGCCTGATCATAGGGCGATGGACAAGGGGGAGCGCGTTCTTGGTGGCGGTGATGTTGGTGGTCTTCTTGGCCGGCCTGATTTCGGCTCTGGCGCGGGGCTTGGATATCGATTGCGGCTGCTTCAGCTTGGGGAGCGAAGCCAGCAAGGTGAGCCTGTACCGCGTCCTCGAGGACGTGCTCATGTTGGCTGCTGCTGTGTGGATCTGGCGCAGGGAGGAGAGTGCAGCTCCGGGTCGCGCGAGCGGGTAA
- a CDS encoding SufD family Fe-S cluster assembly protein yields the protein MIDPRQEFELLAEAYDKSGGQLDALRDAQVGSLVVSLHKILAKNEIPGLLIEGEETPTGVRARITVKQGTVIERPVHLCFGVLPKEGVQEIVGEFAIEDQAKATFVAHCSFPNAVKVRHLMQGTVRVGKGALMTYNETHFHGDRGGVEVLPVMRVEVAEGGEFRSEFKLTQGRAGRVEIDYEVRVGTHGLCELYAKVYGKQADRIRVKESIYLDGAGARGLAKSRIVVSDRAESEVVGEIVGNAPLSRGHVDCVEIIQGKQVRASAVPMLRVVDETAKLTHEAAIGSVDKKQVETLMARGLTENEAVDVVVQGLLR from the coding sequence ATGATTGATCCCCGCCAGGAGTTTGAGCTCCTCGCTGAGGCGTACGACAAGAGCGGGGGGCAACTCGATGCCCTGAGGGATGCCCAGGTCGGCAGCCTGGTGGTCAGCCTGCACAAGATTCTTGCCAAAAATGAGATACCAGGCTTGCTCATTGAGGGCGAAGAAACCCCCACCGGCGTCCGAGCCAGGATCACGGTCAAGCAGGGCACCGTGATCGAACGTCCTGTGCACCTCTGTTTCGGGGTGCTGCCCAAAGAGGGTGTGCAGGAGATCGTGGGCGAATTCGCCATCGAAGACCAGGCAAAGGCCACCTTCGTGGCGCACTGCTCCTTTCCGAACGCCGTAAAGGTCAGGCACCTCATGCAAGGCACCGTCCGGGTGGGCAAGGGGGCCTTGATGACCTACAACGAAACCCACTTTCACGGTGACCGGGGGGGCGTCGAGGTGCTGCCCGTGATGCGCGTCGAGGTTGCGGAGGGTGGTGAATTTCGCAGCGAGTTCAAACTCACCCAAGGGAGGGCCGGCCGGGTGGAGATCGACTATGAGGTGCGGGTTGGCACCCACGGCCTCTGTGAGCTCTATGCCAAGGTTTATGGGAAGCAGGCCGACCGCATTCGCGTGAAAGAATCGATCTATCTGGACGGGGCAGGTGCCCGCGGGCTGGCCAAGAGCCGCATCGTGGTCAGCGATCGTGCAGAGAGCGAAGTGGTAGGCGAGATCGTGGGTAACGCACCCTTGTCGCGGGGGCACGTCGACTGCGTGGAGATCATTCAGGGCAAACAGGTGCGTGCCAGCGCCGTGCCCATGCTCCGCGTGGTCGACGAGACGGCCAAGCTGACCCACGAGGCCGCCATAGGCAGCGTGGACAAGAAGCAGGTGGAGACGCTGATGGCACGCGGGCTGACCGAGAACGAGGCCGTAGACGTGGTCGTCCAAGGCTTGCTGCGATAG
- a CDS encoding ferredoxin family protein: MSQTYMNIPRQEIPWYPTIDQEACTACGNCVDFCANGVFAQKEDCVEVVNPYNCVVGCDACAKDCPSGALHFPSKEELVQKLRELREAYAEKAGR; this comes from the coding sequence GTGAGCCAAACCTACATGAACATCCCGCGGCAGGAGATCCCCTGGTATCCGACGATTGACCAGGAGGCTTGTACCGCATGCGGAAACTGCGTGGACTTTTGCGCGAACGGCGTTTTTGCGCAAAAAGAGGACTGCGTGGAAGTGGTCAATCCCTACAACTGCGTGGTGGGATGCGACGCCTGTGCCAAGGACTGCCCTTCTGGGGCCCTTCATTTTCCCAGCAAGGAGGAGCTGGTGCAGAAGCTGCGTGAGCTTCGTGAGGCCTACGCCGAGAAGGCGGGACGGTAG
- a CDS encoding P-loop NTPase — MDPRLSIIEERLKDVKRVIAVAGGKGGIGKSSVSATLAIVLARAGHRVGLLDLDICGPSTHVILGIKGVYPTEDKGIVPPLVHGIRFMSIIYYAGDNPSPIRGADISNLIIELLTITRWGSLDFLVIDMPPGIGDPTLDVIRFMKRVEFLVVTTPSKVAIETVRKLVKMLAELGIPITGLVENMKMPSSLGIGQSLEPLGVPLLGGIAFDEGLEQAVGDVEKLAESCFAQELTAALRRIIDERGGESHV; from the coding sequence ATGGACCCGAGGCTTAGCATCATCGAAGAAAGGCTGAAGGACGTCAAGAGGGTCATCGCGGTCGCAGGGGGCAAGGGGGGGATTGGCAAGAGCTCGGTTTCTGCCACCCTTGCCATAGTGCTGGCACGTGCCGGACACCGGGTGGGCCTGCTTGACCTGGATATCTGCGGGCCTTCTACCCACGTGATCTTGGGGATCAAGGGCGTCTATCCCACCGAGGACAAGGGAATTGTCCCGCCGCTCGTTCACGGCATCAGGTTCATGTCGATCATCTACTACGCCGGCGACAATCCCTCACCCATCAGGGGGGCCGACATCTCCAATCTCATCATCGAACTGCTCACCATCACCCGCTGGGGCTCGTTGGACTTTCTGGTCATCGACATGCCCCCGGGCATCGGCGACCCCACGCTGGATGTCATCCGCTTCATGAAACGGGTGGAGTTTCTGGTGGTAACCACCCCATCGAAGGTCGCCATAGAAACGGTGAGGAAGCTGGTCAAAATGCTCGCCGAGTTAGGCATTCCCATTACCGGCCTGGTGGAGAACATGAAGATGCCGTCCTCTCTGGGGATTGGGCAGTCGTTGGAGCCGCTCGGCGTGCCCCTCCTCGGTGGAATAGCCTTCGATGAGGGTCTGGAGCAGGCAGTAGGAGACGTGGAGAAACTGGCGGAGAGTTGCTTTGCGCAAGAACTGACGGCCGCTTTGCGGCGCATAATCGACGAGAGAGGAGGAGAGAGCCATGTGTAG
- a CDS encoding dihydropteroate synthase, with amino-acid sequence MLRSGDIRSPLRTVLGRPGGRAVVLGRQEPVVIIGEKINPTGKQQFAEELRRGDLSSVRRWAAEQTAAGAGVIDINVGTDGVNEVELLPAAVQAAMECTDLPLSLDSGNVKAVEAALAVCTGKVIVNSTTGERQALETILPLAMRHGAAVIGLCYDEEGISSEPRRRLQVAEKIVDRAVAFGIPLADVILDPLALPVSTDTRAAAVTLETARLIREHLGTNLTLGVSNTSFGLPDRAALNLSMLVMAIAMGVNCPIVDPTRPEVIKAVLACDLLAGRDEMAARWLQHFRSRAGDATDRKRPQNGC; translated from the coding sequence GTGCTAAGGAGCGGCGACATTAGATCTCCCCTGCGCACGGTCCTCGGCCGCCCCGGAGGCCGCGCGGTGGTGCTCGGTCGGCAAGAACCGGTGGTAATCATCGGCGAGAAGATCAACCCCACGGGCAAGCAGCAGTTTGCAGAGGAGCTGCGCCGCGGCGACCTGTCCAGCGTGCGCCGTTGGGCTGCAGAGCAGACGGCTGCCGGGGCCGGGGTCATCGACATCAACGTCGGCACAGACGGGGTCAACGAAGTGGAGCTGCTGCCCGCTGCCGTGCAGGCGGCAATGGAGTGCACTGACCTCCCGCTGTCGCTGGACAGCGGCAATGTTAAGGCCGTGGAGGCAGCGCTGGCGGTCTGCACTGGCAAGGTAATCGTCAACTCCACCACCGGCGAGAGGCAGGCCTTGGAGACCATCCTTCCTCTGGCTATGCGCCATGGCGCTGCGGTGATTGGCCTGTGCTATGACGAGGAGGGGATTAGCTCCGAACCGCGCCGCCGGCTGCAGGTCGCCGAAAAGATCGTCGACCGGGCCGTAGCCTTTGGCATCCCGCTGGCCGATGTTATCCTCGACCCGCTTGCTCTGCCCGTGAGCACCGACACGCGAGCTGCCGCAGTCACGCTGGAGACGGCGCGGTTGATCCGGGAGCATTTGGGCACCAATCTGACCTTAGGAGTGAGCAACACCTCCTTCGGCCTGCCGGATCGCGCTGCGCTCAACTTGAGCATGCTGGTCATGGCCATTGCCATGGGCGTCAACTGCCCCATCGTCGACCCAACGCGACCCGAGGTCATCAAGGCGGTGCTGGCATGCGACCTGCTGGCGGGCCGCGACGAGATGGCTGCCCGCTGGCTACAGCATTTTCGCAGCAGGGCCGGGGACGCAACTGATCGCAAGCGGCCGCAGAACGGCTGTTAG
- a CDS encoding rhodanese-like domain-containing protein gives MEERKSMAGLLPSRQTLVQAALLVVLAVVVGLAWNVLWPKGVAIRRTRPRPPIETPAPEGETVLSDIALGGGEPGSAAGPRLYYVTLSQLDTLRAKPGVVLLDARAAESFARAHIPGAVSLPADEVWQHSAQVAKLAQAQLALIYCDDPRCDMAERLADELLAHGLRAIAIYGDGLRGWMGAGRPVARGDLAEGGRE, from the coding sequence ATGGAAGAGAGGAAGTCGATGGCCGGACTTCTCCCCTCGCGGCAGACGCTTGTCCAGGCGGCTCTGTTAGTCGTGCTCGCCGTCGTTGTTGGCCTGGCGTGGAATGTCCTGTGGCCAAAGGGGGTGGCGATTAGGCGCACCCGTCCGCGGCCGCCCATTGAGACGCCTGCCCCGGAGGGCGAGACCGTCCTGTCGGACATTGCTCTCGGCGGCGGCGAGCCAGGCAGTGCCGCAGGGCCTCGGTTGTACTATGTAACGCTGAGCCAGCTGGATACGCTGCGCGCGAAACCGGGCGTGGTGTTGCTTGATGCCCGGGCTGCGGAGAGCTTCGCGAGGGCGCACATCCCCGGCGCGGTCAGCCTGCCAGCGGACGAGGTGTGGCAACACTCTGCACAGGTCGCCAAGCTCGCCCAAGCGCAGCTGGCGCTGATTTACTGCGACGACCCCCGCTGCGACATGGCCGAACGCCTGGCAGATGAACTTCTGGCGCATGGCTTGAGAGCAATTGCCATCTATGGCGATGGCCTGCGTGGCTGGATGGGGGCCGGGCGGCCAGTGGCCCGCGGAGACCTGGCAGAGGGAGGGCGAGAATGA
- a CDS encoding isoprenylcysteine carboxylmethyltransferase family protein: MTSPSFFRVGFFTIFTLLSVMRLYYRARAGLLREPPPLRAEGNLVPVVRVLFGVPLLLATLCYCLAPQRLSWMTVPLPATARLAGLALGLGALLALWSVHHALGNNFTTSVVPKAHHTLVQTGPYRWVRHPMYSSYLLLFVAAFLVSENAGIGLMGTAIILSLMTLRLRKEEALLIERFGEKYRSYMKTTRKFFPAINPRSYLRRAAVPPDEAVRGEETFAREAHLVLNGGPQGEDA; this comes from the coding sequence ATGACTTCACCCTCCTTCTTCCGGGTTGGTTTCTTTACCATCTTCACCTTGCTCAGCGTCATGCGCCTCTACTACCGTGCGAGGGCGGGACTGCTCAGAGAGCCGCCCCCTCTGCGAGCGGAGGGGAATCTGGTACCGGTCGTGCGAGTCCTTTTCGGCGTGCCGCTGCTTCTGGCGACGCTGTGCTACTGCCTCGCCCCGCAGAGGCTATCCTGGATGACCGTTCCGCTGCCGGCGACCGCACGCCTGGCAGGGCTGGCGCTGGGCCTCGGGGCTCTGTTGGCCCTCTGGTCGGTGCACCACGCCTTGGGAAATAACTTCACCACCTCCGTCGTGCCCAAGGCGCATCACACCCTGGTGCAGACAGGCCCGTACCGCTGGGTCAGGCACCCCATGTATTCGTCATACCTGCTGCTCTTCGTGGCAGCTTTCCTGGTCTCGGAAAATGCGGGGATTGGGCTGATGGGGACGGCCATCATCCTTTCGTTGATGACCCTGCGCCTGAGGAAAGAAGAGGCTTTGCTCATCGAGCGCTTCGGAGAGAAGTACCGCAGCTACATGAAGACGACCCGCAAGTTCTTTCCTGCCATCAATCCGCGCTCGTACCTGCGACGGGCGGCAGTGCCCCCCGACGAAGCAGTGCGCGGGGAGGAAACCTTCGCCCGGGAAGCGCATCTGGTGCTCAATGGTGGCCCACAGGGTGAGGATGCGTGA
- a CDS encoding nitroreductase family protein gives MGVYELIVRRRTIRRFEPEPVPFSALERIVDAARLAPSGANLQPCEFVVVDDPQLVELLFSCTKWAGYLPPEQGPPPPGQRPTAYVVVLLNRERRQQGGEHDAGAAIMSMILTALELGIGACWIGSVDRPRVREALAVPAHCEIDSVLALGYPAETPQVELLQDSVKYWRDENGVLHVPKRALQEVMHHNRY, from the coding sequence ATGGGAGTCTATGAACTCATTGTGCGCCGGCGCACCATTCGGCGCTTCGAACCAGAGCCGGTGCCCTTCTCAGCACTCGAGAGGATCGTGGACGCCGCCCGCTTGGCTCCGAGCGGAGCCAACCTCCAGCCTTGTGAGTTTGTGGTTGTGGATGACCCCCAGCTTGTGGAGTTGTTGTTTTCGTGTACCAAATGGGCAGGCTACCTGCCGCCTGAGCAGGGACCCCCTCCCCCGGGGCAACGACCGACCGCATATGTGGTCGTACTTCTCAATCGCGAACGCCGGCAGCAAGGCGGCGAACACGATGCGGGTGCCGCCATCATGAGCATGATTTTGACTGCCTTAGAGCTTGGCATAGGTGCCTGTTGGATCGGGTCAGTTGACCGCCCGAGGGTACGCGAAGCACTGGCCGTTCCGGCGCACTGTGAGATCGACTCCGTGCTTGCCCTTGGTTATCCGGCAGAAACTCCGCAGGTTGAGCTGCTCCAAGACTCGGTCAAGTACTGGCGCGACGAGAACGGAGTCTTGCACGTGCCCAAGCGGGCACTGCAGGAGGTCATGCACCACAACAGGTACTGA
- the hypA gene encoding hydrogenase nickel incorporation protein HypA: MHEWALAEGVVATAIKVAEREGLREITEIRVKIGELQQTDMEVFEFALKEIVRLQSALLRRARFLFEHEPAVLKCRVCGTEWAFKDALKKLDEEQSESIHFLPETAHVYVRCPNCHSPDFEVTKGRGVWLESISGEK, from the coding sequence ATGCATGAATGGGCTTTGGCAGAGGGGGTGGTGGCAACGGCGATCAAAGTAGCTGAGAGGGAGGGGCTGAGAGAGATCACCGAGATCAGGGTCAAGATTGGGGAATTGCAGCAGACGGACATGGAGGTCTTTGAGTTCGCACTCAAGGAAATTGTCCGTCTGCAGAGCGCTTTGCTCAGGCGGGCGCGCTTTCTCTTCGAGCATGAGCCGGCTGTGCTCAAGTGCCGGGTGTGCGGCACGGAGTGGGCGTTCAAAGACGCGCTGAAGAAGCTGGACGAGGAACAGTCCGAGTCCATCCACTTCTTGCCAGAGACTGCTCACGTCTATGTGAGGTGCCCGAACTGCCATAGCCCGGATTTCGAGGTCACCAAGGGACGCGGCGTGTGGCTGGAATCGATCAGCGGAGAGAAGTGA
- a CDS encoding metalloregulator ArsR/SmtB family transcription factor, with protein sequence MEPMYEMAGRLLSSLAHPNRLMILDLLRDGPKCVCELQVALRIEQSNLSRHLKVMAQEGLIAPQRVGTRSYYRIAEPQVWALRNTAAEIVKRRLARLAKMIEAK encoded by the coding sequence ATGGAGCCAATGTACGAGATGGCAGGGCGCCTGCTCAGCTCGCTGGCACATCCGAACCGCCTGATGATACTTGACCTTCTGCGGGACGGCCCCAAATGCGTCTGCGAGCTACAGGTTGCCCTGCGGATCGAGCAGTCGAACCTCTCCCGCCATCTCAAGGTCATGGCCCAGGAGGGGCTCATTGCTCCGCAGCGCGTGGGAACGCGGTCGTACTACCGCATTGCAGAGCCGCAGGTGTGGGCCTTGCGGAACACGGCCGCCGAAATCGTCAAGAGGCGGCTGGCTCGCTTGGCCAAGATGATTGAAGCCAAGTAG
- a CDS encoding Nif3-like dinuclear metal center hexameric protein: MVARDRIVAYLDQLLEPASYEDSCPQGLQVEGTPHVNKIVTGVSASLELFRQAEAKQADMVIVHHGLFWDQDSRTVRGFLKKRLAVLLANDISLVAYHLPLDGHPGFGNNALAARALGLMCLERFATVGHWGRYSEPLDVRVLFNKVKILYESNPLIFDYGPPSVEAVGIVSGGGARHLREAIDLDLHCFITGEPVEAAMHLAKESRIHFVAAGHYATERLGIKVLGEQIAQEFGVEVEFVDLPNPV; encoded by the coding sequence GTGGTCGCGCGAGATCGTATCGTAGCCTATCTCGACCAGCTTCTTGAGCCAGCCTCCTACGAGGACTCTTGCCCTCAGGGTCTGCAGGTCGAGGGCACACCCCACGTCAACAAGATCGTCACCGGGGTGTCCGCCTCGCTTGAGCTATTCCGCCAGGCTGAAGCCAAGCAGGCCGACATGGTCATCGTCCACCATGGACTTTTCTGGGACCAAGACAGCAGAACCGTGAGAGGATTTCTGAAGAAGCGCCTGGCGGTGTTACTGGCGAACGACATCTCGCTGGTCGCCTACCATCTGCCCTTGGACGGTCATCCAGGCTTTGGCAACAACGCGCTGGCCGCGCGCGCCTTAGGCCTCATGTGCTTGGAGCGTTTCGCCACGGTCGGCCACTGGGGGAGGTACTCCGAACCGCTGGATGTGCGGGTGCTTTTCAACAAGGTCAAGATCTTGTACGAAAGCAATCCGCTGATCTTCGACTACGGGCCACCCAGTGTCGAGGCCGTGGGCATAGTCTCTGGCGGCGGCGCACGGCATCTGCGGGAGGCGATCGACTTGGACTTGCACTGCTTCATCACTGGCGAGCCGGTGGAGGCCGCCATGCACTTGGCCAAAGAGAGCCGCATTCACTTTGTGGCAGCCGGCCACTATGCCACCGAGCGATTGGGGATCAAAGTGCTCGGTGAGCAAATCGCCCAAGAATTTGGCGTGGAGGTGGAGTTCGTCGACTTGCCCAATCCGGTGTGA
- a CDS encoding ABC transporter ATP-binding protein, with amino-acid sequence MGNLLEIRQLNLAFDGRPILRDLTLDIRRGEVHSILGMNGTGKSTLAYAIMGLSGYRPQSGTIVFAGEEITHLPVAERAKRGITLAWQEPARFEGLSVAEYLRISGRANNGALGAAECVRMVGLNPERYLSRMVDNTLSGGERKRIELASVLAMQPKLVILDEPDSGIDALSIDYIVDDIRAFVRHGASVLLITHHEEVARMADRASSLCGGTILKTGLPEEVARFFRNHCRECPHVNQPEEEIYRND; translated from the coding sequence ATGGGCAACTTGCTCGAGATACGTCAGCTGAACCTGGCCTTCGACGGGCGGCCGATTTTGCGTGACTTGACCCTCGACATCAGGAGGGGAGAAGTGCACAGCATTCTCGGCATGAACGGCACGGGCAAGTCTACCTTGGCCTACGCCATCATGGGACTGAGTGGCTACCGGCCGCAGTCCGGCACGATCGTCTTCGCAGGCGAGGAGATCACCCACCTGCCGGTGGCGGAGCGTGCGAAGCGAGGCATCACCTTGGCATGGCAGGAGCCGGCCCGCTTTGAGGGCCTCAGCGTGGCGGAATACTTGCGCATCAGTGGCCGGGCCAACAATGGCGCACTCGGCGCGGCAGAATGCGTGCGCATGGTCGGCTTGAACCCTGAGCGGTATCTGTCGCGGATGGTGGACAACACCTTGAGCGGCGGCGAGCGCAAGCGCATTGAGCTGGCCTCGGTATTGGCCATGCAGCCCAAACTGGTCATTCTGGACGAGCCCGATTCCGGCATCGACGCCCTGTCCATCGACTACATCGTGGATGACATTCGGGCCTTTGTGCGCCACGGGGCATCGGTTTTGCTCATCACCCACCACGAGGAGGTGGCGCGCATGGCGGACAGGGCCTCGTCTCTGTGCGGAGGCACCATCCTGAAGACCGGCCTCCCGGAAGAGGTGGCACGCTTTTTCCGCAATCACTGCCGCGAGTGTCCCCACGTGAACCAGCCGGAAGAGGAGATCTACCGCAATGATTGA